The Oscillospiraceae bacterium genome has a segment encoding these proteins:
- a CDS encoding PHP domain-containing protein → MAADLHCHTKLSDGSVGIEDLIVIAQKSGIDTIAITDHDCLAGTVRGKVIGKRYGVNVIPGVEISAIDNEAGKKVHILCYLADAPDRLEGLCKRTSIARKRAGQIMMLKVAGRFPITSDFIISHASGSTNLYKQHIMHALMDAGYTNEIFGDLFHALFSRESETNVLAPTKYPSIEEVLEEVHGAGGIAVLAHPAFYDNFDEIEKYIDLGLDGIEVWHPSATEDDVHRLTEICKAHDLLMTGGSDFHGIYGAKTVTLGTCTTPQEWVDKLLGYKAKKKRAQRRAEKEAAARAAAQTQE, encoded by the coding sequence ATGGCCGCAGATTTACATTGTCATACAAAACTCAGCGACGGTTCTGTGGGGATCGAGGATCTAATCGTCATTGCCCAAAAAAGCGGCATTGACACCATCGCCATTACTGACCATGACTGCCTTGCAGGTACCGTACGCGGCAAAGTGATCGGCAAACGCTATGGGGTGAATGTGATCCCCGGCGTGGAAATCAGTGCCATTGATAATGAGGCCGGCAAAAAGGTGCACATTCTCTGCTATCTGGCAGATGCGCCGGATCGGCTGGAAGGGCTGTGCAAGCGCACCTCCATCGCCCGCAAACGGGCCGGGCAGATTATGATGCTCAAGGTGGCCGGGCGCTTCCCCATTACCTCAGATTTTATTATTTCTCACGCTTCCGGCTCCACCAACCTATACAAGCAGCATATTATGCACGCCTTGATGGACGCCGGTTACACCAATGAGATCTTCGGCGATCTGTTCCATGCGCTGTTCAGCCGAGAGAGCGAGACCAACGTGCTGGCTCCCACCAAGTACCCATCCATTGAGGAAGTGCTGGAGGAAGTGCACGGCGCAGGCGGTATTGCCGTACTGGCGCATCCGGCGTTTTATGACAACTTTGACGAAATTGAGAAATACATTGACCTGGGACTGGACGGCATTGAGGTGTGGCACCCCTCTGCAACGGAGGACGATGTGCACCGGTTGACAGAAATTTGCAAGGCGCATGACTTGCTGATGACCGGCGGCTCAGACTTCCACGGCATTTACGGTGCCAAGACCGTAACCTTGGGCACCTGCACCACCCCGCAAGAGTGGGTGGATAAACTGCTGGGCTACAAGGCCAAAAAGAAGCGCGCCCAGCGGCGAGCAGAAAAAGAAGCTGCCGCCCGTGCCGCTGCCCAAACGCAAGAATAA
- a CDS encoding Maf family protein, producing MIILASNSPRRRELLAHITRDFTVQGTDVDESLPAGIAPAAAVEQLSLRKALPLNNGAQIVIGADTVVAVDGMILGKPADEAEARQVLAHLSGRWHSVFTGVSLVQGERHLTFSCETRVRFFDLTAAEIDAYIATGECMDKAGAYGIQGYGSLLVQEIQGDYFNVVGLPVSRLYRALNDFKQK from the coding sequence ATGATAATCTTAGCTTCCAATTCGCCCCGGCGGCGTGAACTGCTGGCGCATATTACCCGGGATTTTACCGTACAGGGTACCGATGTGGACGAGAGCCTGCCCGCCGGTATCGCTCCGGCAGCGGCCGTGGAGCAGCTGTCCCTGCGCAAGGCGCTGCCTCTCAACAATGGAGCGCAGATTGTTATCGGTGCCGACACAGTGGTTGCCGTAGACGGTATGATTCTGGGCAAGCCTGCCGATGAAGCAGAAGCACGGCAAGTGCTCGCTCACCTAAGCGGGCGGTGGCACAGCGTGTTTACCGGCGTGAGCCTGGTACAGGGAGAACGGCATCTGACTTTCTCCTGCGAGACCCGGGTGCGCTTCTTTGACCTGACGGCGGCGGAGATCGACGCCTACATTGCCACCGGCGAATGCATGGACAAGGCCGGCGCCTACGGTATACAGGGCTATGGCAGCCTACTGGTGCAAGAGATTCAGGGCGATTACTTCAATGTGGTGGGCTTGCCGGTAAGCCGATTGTACCGGGCGTTGAATGATTTTAAGCAAAAGTGA